AGTCTCTTTTCTGTTGCAAGAAGAATCGTAGGTAGTAAGTAATAGATCATGGAGTGGCAGCCGTTGGATGTGGATCAAGCAAGGGAGGCCTGCCTAAGAATGAAGATAAACACTGGCAAGCCAGCAGGAATATGTAAAATCTATAAAATGGCTTCTTATCCCATGAAAAAGAAGTGATTAACCATGCTTTTGGTTTTCatttctacttttttttttcttttaccatTTTCAGTTCCCATTCTTATGGATAAATCCATTTGATGGCATGATGTCTTCTAATTAATTATTTGCTGAAACGTTTTTATCTAATTTGGATGTCACGGATTTCAATTTCAAAAGTACTCTTCAAGTTAAAATGGAGCAATCTTGCTGTTCCTTAACCATAACATATGGCACATTACAACGAAAACAAACGATACTTCGAGGGGAGAAAAAACAAAAGAACATGACAAAGATAACATCGTATCATTGCTGCAAGCCtagtatatatgtacatatagaaGGCGGAGACGGAGAAGCTGAAGGCTAAACCTATCTACATATGTCGTATGGACAGAAAGGAAGcgattaaaaagttctctaaagAGCAATAGCTTCTGATGAGTTGAGGCGTCCATTAGCACCAGCGAAACATCTGAAGAAACGCTTCTCGttgtcttcttcttcatcttcaccCTCATTCTCATTCTCCTCTAATGATCTTCCCATGGTTTCGGGTGTGAATACATATGTCACCACCATTCCCAGAAGACAAACCGCTCCCAAAGCCACCAATGCAATTGTCATTGATCTAGGTTTTGGATCATTATCGTAATCTTTTTTATTTGAAGCCCACAAAACCCCAAGAGACCCTATCAAAGCACCAATCTTCCCCATGGCCCCGGAAATCCCATGACATGTTGATCTAAATCTAGCTGGAAAAAGTTCGGCAGGGACTATAAAGGTGGTAGTGTTTGGTCCAAAATTGGCAAAGAAGAAAGTGAGTGCATATAGGAACAAGAAACCTCCGTTAGTGTGCTGACCCCAATAATGGTAAGGTATCCCAAGGGCAAAATAAACTATACCCATGAAGAGAAAGCCCATGATTTGGATTTTCCTTCTTCCAACACGATCGATGAAATAGACAGTGAAGTAATACCCAGGAATGGTGGAGCAGACTGCGACGATGGCTTGGAAGCGGGCGATTTTGAAAGCTGCTTTATAGACGTTGTCCTTATCATTTAGTTTAAGGAACTGGCTGTAAATCTGTGACTGGAAGAGGTTACTGCTGTAGAAGACTATGTCAAGGAGAAACCAATTGAGAGAACAAGAGAAGAGATCACGGCCGTGGCGGCGAAAGAATTTTCTGGAGAGAAGGGGATAGGTTGGTCGATCTTGTGGCCATGGCTCGTCTTCTGCTATTTGGCTCATTGAAACGTCTAATACCTTCTCCATGTCCTTTGCTGCTTGTAGGACATTATTCTCCACGAGGGCTGTGTATCTGTACAATTGGATCAAACGGCACATCTATCAACGAATCCTTACTCGAGAAGAGTGAGAAATGTATTTACACTTcataaaaagatttttttttttcatatatattatCTTAGGGGCTTTTTACTAAAAgagtgcataaaaaaaaaataccataTAGGATGGGTATAGATTTATTCATCAAAAGGGATAAATTTGCTTAATTGGAGGAGAGAGAAATGGAGATCCTAATATAAATAACGTCCTactgttaaaaaaatattaaaaaaaataaaatctctaaaaatcaaaaaataattaaaagagaaattgaTAGCTCAATATTATTTTAAGTAGCGTTTGATAATTTTAataatgttttttattttttctattctACTCGCACTTACACCTTAATTCTCTcacttatattataataattattattttaattattttatgctctataataataattattattatttttttatgtcacATTATTAGCTAGTAGTAGAAGTGTAAGCAAGAGAATCATGGTGTGGGTGTGGGTGTAACGAAgagagtcaaaaaaaaaaaaaattttattaggtatactaaatatatatatatatattatctttcataattatataaattcacTCTTTATAATATAAGAagagtttaaaattattttttaatacttttatatctaataattaataaaacaattattaaattaactttacgcaatttaaaatttcttataactattttttttttttttgaagattctaattttttataatatttatactagtaTCACCTTTTTTTTCTCCTTCAACGCAGCAAATTTATCACTTTTGATGAAAAAGTCTAAACTCTCTGGATGGTAATATTTTTTTGAATGCAGTAAAAAGCTATTATCTTAGGTTTTTCCCACCGGCCAAACAGCACTGTTTCCACTTTCCAATTTTTTTTTGGCaagttaattaaattttatcaaaaaaagCTGTAAGTATTTGCTCAGAAGCACTGGATTTTGATTTATGAGAACAAATCAAGATTAATTATGTTTtcatgggaaaaaaaaaaaaaaagaaagaaggcaTCTTTCTCTGATCTTTCCTGGAAAATAAAAGTCAAACAAAAATACCGTCCTAGTTCCTTCTTCGCAAAGTCAACAAAATAACCCAACTAACAAGAAATTCTGAAACCATAGATTAACATACCTGGCAGTTTCAGGCATCATCATACGCCAATAATAAGTGAGAGCCGCCGGAATTGCACCCAGCATCAGTATCAACCTCCATGAAATATCGGCGTCCTCAGGCGTATGATCCTGGTTCAAATTCCTTGATGCTATCCAGAATATCTTGCACACCACCATGGTCACCGCTGAGCTCGCCAAGATCCCAAATCCTTGCATCGAAAACACTCCCG
This is a stretch of genomic DNA from Hevea brasiliensis isolate MT/VB/25A 57/8 chromosome 12, ASM3005281v1, whole genome shotgun sequence. It encodes these proteins:
- the LOC110654423 gene encoding probable inorganic phosphate transporter 1-9 produces the protein MPLKVLSALDSARTQYYHFKAIIVAGMGLFTDAYDFFCIPPIMKLIGRMYYEDRPEPNKYEIPTGVVALMVSTTLLGTAIGQVVFGRLGDRKGRRSVYGVALMLMVLSSTGCGFSICRTRNCVLLSLGFFRFLLGLGIGGDYPLSATIMSEFANRKTRGSFIAGVFSMQGFGILASSAVTMVVCKIFWIASRNLNQDHTPEDADISWRLILMLGAIPAALTYYWRMMMPETARYTALVENNVLQAAKDMEKVLDVSMSQIAEDEPWPQDRPTYPLLSRKFFRRHGRDLFSCSLNWFLLDIVFYSSNLFQSQIYSQFLKLNDKDNVYKAAFKIARFQAIVAVCSTIPGYYFTVYFIDRVGRRKIQIMGFLFMGIVYFALGIPYHYWGQHTNGGFLFLYALTFFFANFGPNTTTFIVPAELFPARFRSTCHGISGAMGKIGALIGSLGVLWASNKKDYDNDPKPRSMTIALVALGAVCLLGMVVTYVFTPETMGRSLEENENEGEDEEEDNEKRFFRCFAGANGRLNSSEAIAL